In Streptomyces dangxiongensis, one DNA window encodes the following:
- a CDS encoding methionine ABC transporter permease has translation MTWSEMWELLQPECWNTLYMVGWSTLIAVVGGLPLGILLVLTERGGLLQNVVVNKVLGQVVNITRSMPFIILMVALTDVTRFVTGTSIGRDAAIVPLAIGAIPFFARLVETAVREVDGGLVEAVQSMGGSTFTIVRKVLVPEALPSLIASATTTLVALIGYSAMAGTVGAGGLGDLAVRYGYQRFETGLMWVIVAILAVVITVIQFAGDLAARSMHRRGARSGPGPRLRLLKAEKPAAADVGKVA, from the coding sequence GTGACCTGGTCCGAGATGTGGGAGCTGCTGCAGCCCGAGTGTTGGAACACCCTGTACATGGTCGGGTGGTCCACGCTCATCGCCGTCGTCGGCGGTCTGCCGCTCGGCATCCTGCTCGTCCTCACCGAACGCGGCGGCCTGCTCCAGAACGTCGTGGTGAACAAGGTCCTCGGGCAGGTCGTGAACATCACCCGCTCGATGCCGTTCATCATCCTCATGGTCGCGCTGACCGACGTCACCCGCTTCGTCACCGGCACCAGCATCGGCCGTGACGCGGCCATCGTGCCGCTGGCCATCGGCGCCATCCCCTTCTTCGCCCGGCTGGTCGAGACGGCTGTCCGCGAAGTGGACGGCGGGCTGGTCGAGGCAGTGCAGTCGATGGGCGGCAGCACCTTCACCATCGTCCGCAAGGTCCTGGTGCCCGAGGCCCTGCCCTCCCTGATCGCCTCGGCGACCACCACCCTCGTCGCCCTCATCGGCTACTCCGCGATGGCCGGCACCGTCGGCGCCGGCGGCCTCGGCGACCTCGCCGTCCGCTACGGCTACCAGCGCTTCGAGACCGGACTGATGTGGGTGATCGTGGCGATCCTCGCCGTCGTCATCACCGTCATCCAGTTCGCCGGTGACCTCGCGGCCCGCTCGATGCACCGCCGCGGCGCCCGCTCCGGCCCCGGCCCCCGGCTCCGCCTGCTCAAGGCCGAGAAGCCCGCCGCGGCCGACGTCGGCAAGGTCGCCTGA
- a CDS encoding MetQ/NlpA family ABC transporter substrate-binding protein → MRNTAKLTTAVLAAGALTFGLTACGSDKDSGSSDHTGPLVVAASPTPHAEILDYVKKNLAKKAGLDLEVREFTDYITPNTATEDGDVDANYFQNQPYLDDFNKKRGTHIVPVVTVHLEPLGLYSHKVKKADALKSGATVAVPNDAVNEARALKLLASHGLITLKDGVGTEATPQDIAKNPRNLKFKEVEAAQTARSLDDVDAAVINGNYAISAGLKPAKEALVLESAKNSPYGNFLAVKKGNETDPRVKKLAKLLTSPEVKKFIEDKYQGSVIPSF, encoded by the coding sequence GTGCGTAACACCGCCAAGCTCACCACCGCCGTCCTCGCCGCCGGAGCCCTCACCTTCGGGCTCACCGCCTGCGGCTCGGACAAGGACTCCGGCTCCTCCGACCACACCGGCCCGCTGGTCGTCGCCGCGAGCCCGACCCCGCACGCCGAGATCCTCGACTACGTCAAGAAGAACCTGGCGAAGAAGGCGGGCCTCGACCTGGAGGTCCGGGAGTTCACCGACTACATCACGCCGAACACGGCGACCGAAGACGGTGACGTGGACGCCAACTACTTCCAGAACCAGCCGTACCTCGACGACTTCAACAAGAAGCGCGGCACGCACATCGTGCCCGTCGTCACGGTGCACCTGGAGCCGCTCGGCCTCTACTCCCACAAGGTCAAGAAGGCCGACGCCCTCAAGAGCGGCGCGACCGTCGCCGTCCCGAACGACGCCGTCAACGAGGCCCGCGCCCTGAAGCTGCTCGCCTCCCACGGGCTGATCACCCTCAAGGACGGCGTCGGCACCGAGGCCACCCCGCAGGACATCGCCAAGAACCCCCGGAACCTCAAGTTCAAGGAGGTCGAGGCGGCCCAGACCGCGCGCTCCCTGGACGACGTCGACGCGGCCGTGATCAACGGCAACTACGCCATCTCCGCCGGCCTCAAGCCCGCGAAGGAGGCCCTGGTCCTGGAGTCCGCGAAGAACAGCCCGTACGGCAACTTCCTCGCCGTGAAGAAGGGCAACGAGACGGACCCGCGCGTCAAGAAGCTCGCCAAGCTCCTCACCTCGCCCGAGGTGAAGAAGTTCATCGAGGACAAGTACCAGGGCTCGGTCATCCCCTCCTTCTGA
- a CDS encoding GNAT family N-acetyltransferase codes for MTSTFPNISISTERLVLRPFDEDDAPALAEMMNDEQVVAWTSVPHPCTEAHAHEWITRSAPGERTRGRGIVLAVTEFLTQRLVGIVHLKNTDRRIRSSEIAYVIAPWARGEGYASEATLAIAEWLFHDQKFERLELRTAAGNTASQQVAQKIGCISEGVLRNAWIARARTGNGSWTEVRTDVIVWSLLPEDLAGVGEQQADPDGFTSYPDWN; via the coding sequence ATGACGAGCACCTTCCCCAACATCTCCATCAGCACGGAGCGGTTGGTGCTGCGCCCCTTCGACGAGGACGACGCCCCCGCCCTGGCCGAGATGATGAACGACGAGCAGGTCGTCGCCTGGACCAGCGTCCCGCACCCCTGCACCGAGGCCCACGCCCACGAGTGGATCACCCGGTCGGCCCCCGGCGAGCGCACCCGGGGCCGGGGCATCGTCCTCGCCGTCACCGAGTTCCTCACCCAGCGGCTCGTCGGCATCGTGCACCTGAAGAACACGGACCGGCGCATCCGCTCCAGCGAGATCGCCTACGTCATCGCCCCCTGGGCCCGCGGCGAGGGATACGCCTCCGAAGCCACCCTCGCCATCGCCGAGTGGCTCTTCCACGACCAGAAGTTCGAACGCCTCGAACTGCGCACCGCCGCCGGGAACACCGCCTCCCAGCAGGTGGCCCAGAAGATCGGCTGCATCAGCGAGGGCGTGCTCCGCAACGCCTGGATAGCACGCGCCAGGACCGGGAACGGTTCCTGGACCGAGGTGCGCACGGACGTCATCGTCTGGAGCCTGCTGCCGGAGGACCTCGCCGGAGTCGGCGAGCAGCAGGCGGACCCCGACGGATTCACGTCGTACCCGGACTGGAACTGA
- the cbiE gene encoding precorrin-6y C5,15-methyltransferase (decarboxylating) subunit CbiE — MADRVTVIGWDGSPLTAAARAALGAATLVAGAAHHLELPELPPTAERVRLGSLALAARRIAAHRGTAVVLADGDPGFFGVVRSLRAPEFGLEVEVVPAVSAVAAAFARAGMPWDDAQVVVAHPRTLRRAVNVCRAHTKVAVLTAPGAGPAELGLLLQGVHRTFVICEELGTAREQVSVVTSDKAADHIWRDPNVVIVIGGPAGAGEGGGWIAGRDPGAGPRGWVQPDETYGGGLGEGETELLRAAQLARLGPRVGDLVWDIGCGGGAFAAEAALAGAAVIAVDHDLAACSRTEAAARRSGVQLQVVRGSAPHVLEDLPEPDVVRVGGGGPAVVSAVADRRPQRIVAHAATRDAAERVGRDLTEHGYRVECALLQSVELDTRAWTETERSVAFLLSGVLPDRAP, encoded by the coding sequence ATGGCCGACCGGGTCACGGTGATCGGCTGGGACGGCTCGCCGCTGACCGCCGCGGCACGCGCCGCCCTCGGCGCCGCCACACTGGTGGCCGGTGCCGCCCACCACCTGGAACTCCCCGAGCTGCCCCCCACCGCCGAACGCGTCCGCCTCGGCAGCCTCGCCCTGGCCGCCCGCCGCATCGCGGCCCACCGCGGCACCGCGGTCGTGCTCGCCGACGGCGACCCCGGCTTCTTCGGCGTCGTACGCAGCCTGCGCGCGCCCGAGTTCGGCCTGGAGGTCGAGGTCGTCCCCGCGGTATCCGCCGTCGCCGCCGCCTTCGCCCGCGCCGGCATGCCCTGGGACGACGCCCAGGTCGTCGTCGCCCACCCGCGCACCCTGCGCCGCGCCGTGAACGTCTGCCGCGCCCACACCAAGGTCGCCGTCCTCACCGCGCCGGGCGCCGGCCCCGCCGAACTCGGGCTCCTGCTGCAGGGCGTGCACCGCACCTTCGTCATCTGCGAGGAGCTGGGCACCGCACGCGAACAGGTCAGCGTCGTCACCTCCGACAAGGCCGCCGACCACATCTGGCGCGACCCCAACGTCGTCATCGTCATCGGCGGACCGGCCGGTGCGGGGGAGGGCGGCGGCTGGATCGCCGGACGCGATCCGGGCGCCGGCCCGCGCGGCTGGGTGCAGCCGGACGAGACCTACGGCGGCGGACTCGGCGAGGGCGAGACGGAACTGCTGCGCGCCGCCCAACTCGCCCGGCTCGGACCCCGGGTCGGCGACCTGGTCTGGGACATCGGCTGCGGCGGCGGCGCGTTCGCCGCCGAGGCCGCGCTCGCCGGAGCGGCCGTCATCGCCGTCGACCACGACCTGGCGGCCTGCTCCCGCACCGAGGCCGCCGCACGCCGTAGCGGCGTCCAGCTCCAGGTCGTCCGCGGCAGCGCCCCGCACGTCCTCGAGGACCTGCCGGAACCGGACGTCGTGCGCGTCGGCGGCGGGGGGCCGGCCGTCGTCTCCGCGGTCGCCGACCGGCGCCCGCAGCGCATCGTCGCGCACGCCGCGACCCGCGACGCCGCGGAACGCGTCGGCCGCGACCTGACCGAGCACGGATACCGGGTCGAGTGCGCCCTGCTCCAGTCCGTCGAACTCGACACCCGGGCCTGGACGGAGACCGAGCGGAGCGTCGCGTTCCTGCTCAGCGGGGTACTGCCGGATCGCGCCCCGTGA
- the cobT gene encoding nicotinate-nucleotide--dimethylbenzimidazole phosphoribosyltransferase, whose translation MTDTGQIPGEGQPESAGMVEQPGVPPHGAYTYLSEAPAEDEDLLLPGAQGAWGNEVPPPAPEPVVEAVHEPGPHETAGRDSGSVDLDGVRLPHSGPASVPPSPILSAPHDPASAPQPPRRPLHLGPPIPNTSASPVRSLADRGPAGAPVRQSGPAVAAGPEYLDAQPLRDMVPQTAAPWGAAPAPAVETVDPAEPADAAQAAMARLAGQAAAPDQSADGDWRPAGAAHVVHAHDGVHTTPAGQNTGDTQVPVVSGAEGVQVPVVQAAGGVQVPVAQGAEVGAEGPDASVAEAAEGVRVPVAPGVEASVGQGGTVAEATQVPTESGADGAHVADGAQAPVAGEDLPDGTLPAEVSPAGQAVPVADGAVTQGPGPGTAEVVEAPGGASGQVPAQDVEAVAGQEAFGHVPPAAQAPVTDPIAQGVPAEEVPGQAVPAETPDSARPVEATPAVRDASETGPLTGTTPDGTTPVEATPVGTTPAGATPVEATPVDTVAAEAAQPVVAAEPAGGAQPDAGTEHTDTVQAAVTGYTEDAQPTGDVQPTDAEQAGDAVHAADATQPQSPADAQAPVTVEGVAAPVDAVAGQTMVEPSGEAAAQHPGQALEEAAAQHPGQAPDEAAAQHPAQAPDEAAAQHPAQAPDEAAAQAPDEAAAQHPAQAPDEAAAQAPDEAAAQHPAQAPDTAPADEVVVVADPTVARAAETAAAQDAAGHPGATAPAQPGLDVPGVAPIAEPAAGQAPQTPQAAESAAPAPAAPASEAPLADAAQPAVPGAAPAQDVVPARAVGDSAPEAVVPAEPVQPQPVQPAVLQAQGPQLVEYAPQGTDAPAAPALAADRPAGPQPLPQAPDAAVPDPAEPEMAASTDPAVAAAHEQSPEQPLPAAIPEQSHPDQPSQSATPEQPLPAAIPEQSHPDQPSQSATPEQPLPAAIPEQPSAPVIPEDPRPEQSFGQFVPVQGQVPTTPHLAPTPPHPVVLPRDGQAPQGPQEQPESAATVPAPREGEPAAPEGEPAPDVVQHAEDLPTRAADQEESTAAVAEPRQSTGPAAPGYADAEREAVLKVMRERRDIRNGFRSDPIPHEVLLRVLEAAHTAPSVGHSQPWDFVVIRSAETRRTMHELAMRQREAYAKSLPKGRAKQFKELKIEAILDTPVNIVVTADPTRGGRHTLGRHTQPQMAPYSSALAVENLWLAARAEGLGVGWVSFFDEREMVRALGLPEHLEVVAYLCVGYVDEFPDEPELMQAGWSKRRPLSWVVHEETYGRRALPGEDPHDLLAETVAQIRPLDAKALGEAWERQKRMTKPAGALGMLEIISAQLSGLSRQCPPPIPEPAAVAIFAGDHGVHAQGVTPWPQEVTAQMVANFLGGGAVCNAFAAQVGAEVCVVDVGVVADLPATPGLLPRKIRGGTSDMTTGPAMSREEARAAIEVGIETARDLVAAGNKALLTGEMGIANTTASAALISVFTGADPAEVTGRGTGINDETLARKTEVVRRALELHQPDPADPIGVLSAIGGFEHAAMVGLLLGGASLRTPVILDGVSAGAAALVARAIAPEVLAACIAGHRSAEPGHVAALNKLGLRPLVDLDLRLGEGTGALLALPLVQSTARAMHEVATFDSAGVTEK comes from the coding sequence ATGACGGACACCGGCCAGATCCCGGGCGAGGGACAGCCGGAGAGCGCAGGCATGGTGGAGCAGCCGGGCGTTCCCCCGCACGGTGCGTACACCTACCTCTCCGAGGCTCCGGCCGAGGACGAAGACCTGCTGCTGCCGGGTGCCCAGGGCGCGTGGGGCAACGAGGTACCGCCCCCCGCTCCGGAACCGGTGGTGGAGGCCGTCCACGAGCCGGGCCCGCACGAGACGGCCGGCCGGGACAGCGGCTCGGTCGACCTCGACGGAGTCCGCCTGCCCCACTCCGGCCCGGCGTCGGTGCCGCCGTCGCCCATCCTCTCGGCGCCGCACGACCCGGCGTCCGCGCCCCAGCCGCCGCGCCGCCCGCTGCACCTCGGCCCGCCGATCCCGAACACCTCCGCGAGCCCGGTCCGCTCCCTCGCCGACCGCGGCCCCGCGGGAGCGCCGGTACGGCAGTCCGGACCGGCCGTCGCCGCCGGCCCCGAGTACCTCGACGCACAGCCGCTGCGGGACATGGTTCCCCAGACCGCGGCCCCCTGGGGGGCGGCCCCGGCGCCGGCTGTCGAAACGGTCGACCCGGCCGAGCCGGCCGACGCGGCCCAGGCCGCGATGGCCCGTCTCGCCGGCCAGGCGGCGGCCCCGGACCAGTCCGCCGACGGCGACTGGAGACCGGCGGGGGCGGCACACGTCGTCCACGCCCACGACGGCGTGCACACCACGCCGGCCGGCCAGAACACCGGGGACACGCAGGTGCCGGTGGTGTCCGGTGCCGAGGGTGTTCAGGTGCCGGTGGTGCAGGCGGCCGGCGGTGTCCAGGTGCCCGTGGCGCAGGGCGCAGAGGTGGGCGCCGAAGGTCCTGACGCGTCGGTGGCAGAAGCCGCCGAGGGTGTGCGGGTGCCGGTCGCGCCCGGTGTCGAGGCGTCGGTGGGGCAGGGCGGCACGGTCGCCGAGGCCACACAGGTGCCGACGGAGTCGGGTGCCGACGGCGCGCACGTCGCTGACGGCGCGCAGGCCCCTGTGGCGGGCGAGGACTTGCCCGACGGCACCCTCCCGGCCGAGGTGTCCCCGGCGGGGCAGGCCGTGCCGGTCGCCGACGGTGCCGTGACGCAGGGCCCGGGGCCCGGGACGGCCGAGGTCGTCGAGGCGCCGGGTGGCGCATCCGGCCAGGTACCCGCCCAAGATGTCGAAGCGGTCGCCGGGCAGGAGGCCTTCGGCCACGTGCCCCCGGCCGCACAGGCGCCCGTGACGGACCCGATCGCGCAGGGCGTTCCCGCCGAGGAGGTGCCGGGGCAGGCCGTACCGGCCGAGACGCCGGACAGCGCGCGGCCCGTGGAGGCCACCCCCGCGGTCAGGGACGCCTCGGAGACCGGTCCACTGACCGGGACGACCCCGGACGGGACGACGCCGGTCGAGGCGACCCCGGTCGGGACAACTCCGGCCGGTGCGACGCCGGTGGAGGCGACCCCCGTCGATACGGTGGCTGCCGAGGCGGCTCAGCCCGTCGTAGCGGCCGAGCCGGCCGGGGGCGCGCAGCCGGACGCCGGCACGGAGCACACCGACACCGTGCAGGCAGCGGTCACCGGGTACACCGAAGATGCGCAGCCCACCGGTGACGTTCAGCCTACGGACGCCGAGCAGGCCGGTGACGCGGTGCACGCTGCCGACGCCACGCAGCCCCAGTCTCCCGCCGACGCCCAGGCTCCCGTCACCGTCGAGGGCGTAGCCGCGCCCGTCGACGCGGTTGCCGGTCAGACCATGGTCGAGCCCTCCGGCGAGGCTGCCGCCCAGCACCCTGGCCAGGCCCTCGAAGAGGCTGCCGCCCAGCACCCTGGCCAGGCTCCCGACGAGGCTGCCGCCCAGCACCCTGCCCAGGCTCCCGACGAGGCTGCCGCCCAGCACCCTGCCCAGGCCCCCGACGAGGCTGCCGCCCAGGCCCCTGACGAGGCTGCCGCCCAGCACCCTGCCCAGGCCCCCGACGAGGCTGCCGCCCAGGCCCCTGACGAGGCTGCCGCCCAGCACCCTGCCCAGGCCCCCGACACGGCTCCCGCGGACGAAGTCGTCGTCGTCGCCGACCCGACCGTCGCCCGGGCCGCCGAGACCGCCGCCGCGCAGGACGCGGCCGGGCACCCCGGGGCAACCGCTCCGGCCCAGCCGGGCCTGGACGTCCCCGGCGTCGCACCGATCGCCGAGCCCGCCGCGGGCCAGGCACCGCAGACACCGCAGGCAGCGGAGTCCGCCGCCCCCGCACCGGCCGCCCCGGCCTCCGAGGCGCCCCTCGCGGACGCGGCGCAGCCCGCCGTACCCGGCGCCGCCCCGGCCCAGGACGTCGTACCCGCCCGAGCCGTGGGCGACAGCGCCCCCGAGGCCGTAGTCCCGGCCGAACCGGTGCAGCCCCAGCCGGTGCAGCCCGCGGTGCTCCAGGCGCAGGGCCCGCAGCTCGTCGAGTACGCCCCGCAAGGCACCGACGCTCCGGCCGCCCCCGCCCTCGCCGCTGACCGGCCCGCCGGCCCGCAGCCCCTGCCGCAGGCCCCGGACGCCGCCGTACCGGACCCCGCGGAGCCCGAGATGGCCGCGTCGACGGACCCCGCGGTGGCCGCCGCGCACGAGCAGAGCCCCGAGCAGCCGCTGCCCGCCGCCATCCCGGAGCAGTCGCACCCGGACCAGCCGTCGCAGTCCGCCACCCCCGAGCAGCCGCTGCCCGCCGCCATCCCGGAGCAGTCGCACCCGGACCAGCCGTCGCAGTCCGCCACCCCCGAGCAGCCGCTGCCCGCCGCCATCCCGGAGCAGCCGTCGGCCCCCGTCATCCCGGAGGACCCGCGCCCGGAGCAGTCGTTCGGGCAGTTCGTGCCGGTGCAGGGGCAGGTGCCCACCACCCCGCACCTGGCTCCGACCCCGCCCCACCCCGTCGTCCTGCCCAGGGACGGTCAGGCTCCGCAGGGGCCGCAGGAGCAGCCGGAGTCGGCGGCCACCGTGCCCGCGCCCCGCGAGGGGGAGCCGGCCGCACCGGAGGGGGAGCCCGCCCCCGACGTCGTACAGCACGCGGAGGACCTGCCGACCAGGGCCGCCGACCAGGAAGAGAGCACGGCCGCAGTGGCAGAACCACGACAGTCCACCGGCCCGGCCGCGCCCGGCTATGCCGACGCCGAGCGTGAGGCCGTCCTGAAGGTGATGCGCGAGCGCCGCGACATCCGCAACGGCTTCCGCAGCGACCCGATCCCGCACGAGGTGCTGCTGCGCGTCCTGGAGGCCGCGCACACCGCGCCCTCGGTGGGGCACTCGCAGCCCTGGGACTTCGTCGTCATCCGGTCCGCCGAGACCAGGCGGACCATGCACGAGCTGGCGATGCGTCAGCGCGAGGCGTACGCCAAGTCGCTGCCGAAGGGCCGGGCGAAGCAGTTCAAGGAACTGAAGATCGAGGCCATCCTCGACACCCCGGTCAACATCGTCGTCACCGCCGACCCCACCCGCGGCGGCCGTCACACCCTCGGCCGTCACACCCAGCCGCAGATGGCGCCCTACTCCTCGGCGCTCGCGGTGGAGAACCTCTGGCTCGCCGCCCGCGCCGAAGGCCTCGGCGTCGGCTGGGTCAGCTTCTTCGACGAGCGGGAGATGGTCCGCGCGCTCGGCCTGCCCGAGCACCTGGAGGTCGTCGCCTACCTGTGCGTGGGATACGTCGACGAGTTCCCGGACGAGCCCGAGCTGATGCAGGCCGGCTGGTCCAAGAGGCGCCCCCTGTCCTGGGTGGTGCACGAGGAGACGTACGGCCGCCGCGCCCTGCCCGGAGAGGACCCCCACGACCTGCTTGCCGAGACCGTCGCACAGATCCGCCCGCTCGACGCCAAGGCGCTCGGCGAGGCGTGGGAGCGTCAGAAGCGCATGACCAAGCCGGCCGGGGCGCTCGGCATGCTGGAGATCATCTCCGCGCAGCTTTCCGGGCTGTCCCGCCAGTGCCCGCCGCCGATCCCGGAGCCCGCCGCCGTGGCGATCTTCGCGGGCGACCACGGTGTGCACGCCCAGGGCGTCACTCCCTGGCCGCAGGAGGTCACCGCCCAGATGGTGGCCAACTTCCTGGGCGGGGGAGCCGTCTGCAACGCCTTCGCCGCCCAGGTCGGCGCCGAGGTGTGTGTCGTGGACGTGGGCGTCGTCGCCGACCTGCCCGCCACCCCCGGCCTGCTGCCGCGCAAGATCCGCGGTGGCACCTCCGACATGACCACCGGTCCCGCGATGAGCCGCGAGGAGGCCAGGGCGGCCATCGAGGTGGGCATCGAGACCGCCCGCGACCTGGTGGCGGCCGGCAACAAGGCGCTGCTCACCGGCGAGATGGGCATCGCCAACACGACCGCGTCCGCCGCGCTGATCTCCGTCTTCACCGGCGCCGACCCGGCGGAGGTGACCGGCCGCGGCACGGGCATCAACGACGAGACCCTGGCCCGCAAGACCGAGGTGGTCCGGCGCGCGCTGGAACTGCACCAGCCGGACCCGGCCGACCCGATCGGCGTCCTCTCCGCCATCGGCGGTTTCGAGCACGCGGCCATGGTCGGTCTGCTCCTCGGCGGCGCGTCCCTGCGTACGCCGGTGATCCTGGACGGTGTCAGCGCCGGTGCCGCCGCGCTCGTGGCCCGCGCCATCGCCCCCGAGGTGCTGGCGGCCTGCATCGCGGGCCACCGCAGCGCCGAGCCCGGTCACGTCGCCGCGCTGAACAAGCTGGGCCTGCGCCCGCTGGTCGACCTGGACCTGCGTCTCGGTGAGGGCACGGGCGCGCTGCTGGCCCTGCCGCTGGTGCAGAGCACGGCCCGGGCGATGCACGAGGTGGCCACGTTCGACTCGGCGGGAGTCACCGAGAAGTAG
- the cobA gene encoding uroporphyrinogen-III C-methyltransferase: MAEHPAYPVGLRLSGRRVVVLGGGQVAQRRLPALIAAGADIVLVSPEATPSVEAMADAGEITWLRRAYEDGDLAEAWYALIATGDTEANARASAEAERHRVWCVRSDDADRATAWTPATGHSEGVTVAVLTTHARGRDPRHTAAIRDAVVEGLRDGTLVAPHHRTRTAGVALVGGGPGDPDLITVRGRRLLAEADVVIADRLGPRDLLAELPPHVEVIDAAKIPYGRYMAQEAINNALIEHAKQGKAVVRLKGGDPYVFGRGMEEVQALAEAGIPCTVVPGISSSISVPGAAGIPVTHRGVAHEFTVVSGHVAPDDARSLVDWPSLARLTGTLVVLMGVDKIGKIAETLVAHGKSPDTPVALVQEGTTAAQRRVDATLATVARTVRTEDVRPPAVIVIGEVVRAGSTPGA, from the coding sequence ATGGCTGAACACCCCGCCTACCCCGTAGGTCTCCGCCTCTCCGGCCGCCGCGTGGTCGTCCTCGGCGGCGGCCAGGTCGCCCAGCGCCGTCTGCCGGCGCTCATCGCGGCCGGCGCGGACATCGTCCTCGTCTCCCCGGAGGCCACCCCGTCGGTGGAGGCCATGGCGGACGCGGGCGAGATCACCTGGCTCCGCCGCGCGTACGAGGACGGTGACCTCGCCGAGGCCTGGTACGCCCTCATCGCCACCGGTGACACCGAGGCCAACGCGCGGGCGTCCGCCGAGGCCGAGCGGCACCGCGTCTGGTGTGTGCGCTCCGACGACGCCGACCGGGCGACGGCGTGGACCCCGGCGACCGGCCACAGCGAGGGCGTCACCGTCGCCGTGCTCACCACCCACGCGCGCGGACGCGACCCCCGGCACACCGCCGCCATCCGGGACGCGGTCGTCGAGGGCCTGCGCGACGGCACCCTCGTCGCCCCGCACCACCGCACCCGCACCGCCGGCGTGGCCCTGGTCGGCGGCGGCCCGGGCGACCCCGACCTGATCACGGTCCGCGGGCGCCGGCTGCTCGCCGAGGCGGACGTCGTCATCGCCGACCGGCTGGGCCCGCGCGACCTGCTGGCCGAACTCCCGCCGCACGTCGAGGTGATCGACGCCGCGAAGATCCCGTACGGCCGGTACATGGCCCAGGAGGCCATCAACAACGCGCTCATCGAGCACGCCAAGCAGGGCAAGGCGGTCGTCCGGCTCAAGGGCGGCGACCCGTACGTCTTCGGCCGGGGTATGGAAGAGGTCCAGGCGCTCGCCGAGGCCGGGATCCCGTGCACGGTGGTCCCCGGCATCTCCAGCTCGATCTCGGTGCCGGGCGCGGCCGGCATCCCGGTCACCCACCGGGGTGTCGCCCACGAGTTCACCGTGGTCAGCGGCCATGTCGCCCCGGACGACGCACGCTCCCTTGTCGACTGGCCGTCGCTGGCCAGGCTCACGGGCACCCTGGTGGTCCTGATGGGCGTCGACAAGATCGGGAAGATCGCCGAGACACTGGTCGCGCACGGGAAGTCCCCCGACACGCCGGTCGCCCTGGTCCAGGAGGGGACGACGGCGGCGCAGCGGCGCGTGGACGCCACCCTGGCCACGGTCGCGCGGACGGTCCGTACCGAGGACGTCAGGCCCCCGGCGGTCATCGTCATCGGCGAGGTCGTGCGCGCCGGCTCCACACCCGGGGCATGA